In Methanolacinia paynteri, the DNA window ACCGGACGCTGCAGTCTTTCAGCTTCGAAGCATTGTCCAGGAACGTCTGCTTCATATCGGGAGACATATTCCTCCTGTACTTCTTCTCCCAATCCGGATCTCTGCGGATCATCTCCTCTACGATGCTGTCTCTCAGCTCCGCATTGCCGAAACCGCCCCCAATATAGGATCTTCCCCCCGGTTTCAGGATCCTTCCAATCTCGGAGAACGCCCTTTCATAATCCTCCCAGAAGAATGCCGAGCCCCTGCTGACGACAAGGTCGGCAATTCCTGATTCAAGTGGGATCTTCTCTACAGGACCATTCACAACGGTTATTCTCTCTGAAAGCCCCGCATTTTTAATATTTTTCTCCGCGATCTCGTTCGATGCGGGCGAGTGATCCAGTGCATAGATCCTGAAACCGGGATATGCTGCCATGGCGATAGCCAGGGAAGCCGGACCGCTTCCGAGGTCGACACAGACTCCTTCACTGATACCTGTCTCTTCCACCGCATTCCCGGCAATTACCGGATATATCGGCTTAAAGAGCGTCTTTGCAATTCTGTCCATCCCCCCGGCGGCGTTCTTCTCATCAGCTTCCCTAATAATTTCAACCACGACCAGATACCGAGCATATAAAATATAGTTTACATAATGACTTTGTTGAAGATGCATAATTAACTAAACGGTTGGATTCGATGACACCCCGGATATTTTTAATCCAAAAACCCGGCAAGGCATATATTGGAAAATATCCATTATCCTCTTATGAAAAAGATCATCATCAGTCTGCTGTGCCTCTTTCTTCTTGTGAGCGGGGCATCTGCCTACCTGATCAATTTTGAGGCGCCTTCGACAATCGAATCCGGCACAACACTGTACGTCTCCGGAACAAGCACGCTTCCAGAAGGATTTTCAACTGTTATGGAGTTCTACAAAAAAGCCCCCGTAGGCAACAACAAGGTTGCAACAGTTCCTTTTACAATCCAGGAGGGAGGAAACTGGTATCTTGAGATTGATACTTCAGGATGGACTGACGGGGACTACACCATGAGCATTCCGGCAAACTCCCAGTACTCCTATGGAGGTTCTTCAGTCACACTTAAATCATTCACTGTAACAGGAAATCCGGCCACAAAGATCGCCACAGCCACACCCACTGAAACAACGGCTGAAGAAACCACTCAAACCCGGCAGACCGAATCGACACCAGTGCAGACGCAATCACCGCTCCCGGCATGGATCTGTATTGCGGGGGTGCTCGTATCATTGCTCATCCTGAGGAAGAAAGGTCTGACTTTTTAATTAATAATTACAAATTTTGGCTATTCATACAAACAGAGGATTTTTTGCGATTATACAGGTTAACGAATATTAATTTTTTATAGTGGCGTATTAATTAATTTCATTTGGCCACCAATTTCGAATATAACATGTCATAAGGCGTAATTATATAAACTGTAAGGATATATTGGACTTCAGAGCCATCGTTACCCCGGTGGAAAAATGGAGGCCAGAAAGATGGATGTATACAATAATACTCCGGTTTACAGGAAATCAGGAGATGCCAGTCATTACCTCTGGTACGGTATATTCATCCTGTGGGGCCTCTTCATGATGGACGTGATCACGACAGAAGTGATCCTTTCGTTCGGGGGATACGAGATGAACTCACTGATGAAAATGGTTGTCAGTTCGGTGCCGTTGCATGCCGCCCTCAAGATGGCCGTCCTTTCGCTTATTGCAGTGGTTGCATATGTCTCCAACAGGATAACAAAAAGATCCGGAACTGTCGCAGTCACAGTAATTATAATCTGGTACACCTTTGTAATCGTCCATAACGTAACCCAGATGCTCCTGATAATTCCTTAAACTCCGGCCGGCCGGCAAAAAATTCTTTTTTATATCCACGTTATCCCCGCTGCCGGGAACTGTCAGCAAACATTTTTCATACAGGAGGTCAACCCGGTATCATAATGCCGGAAAAAACCTTCAGCCTGTCTGCACATATTTTCACGAGAGACCTGAGAATCGACGATAATCCCGCTCTTTTATCCGCACTTGCCGATTCAGAAAGAGTCATAACATTTTTTGCAGTTGAAAAAAAACTTGCCTGCGAAAATCCGGCAGGATGTGAGAACAGGCTTGCATTTTTATCCGAATCCCTCTCCGATCTATCGGGTACGATTGCAGAAAAAAGAGGAGAGCTCCGGTTTTACAATGACGGTGCTTTGAAACTGGCAGAAAGGTTATGCAAAAACGGTGTTGAAGCGGTATATATGACACGGGACTACACACCGTATGCAATAAAAAGAGAGAAATATTTGGAGAGGATATCCAAAGATGCCGGCTGCAGTTTTTTTTCCGTGCCGGGAACCCTCCTGAACGAACCCGAAGACGTAAGGAAGAGCGACGGTGAACCGTATAAGGTATTTACGCCGTTCTACAGGAATGCCTCCCTCATTCCGGTACACGAGCCTGAAACCTGCACATTTCAGAACTTTTCGCGG includes these proteins:
- a CDS encoding class I SAM-dependent methyltransferase yields the protein MVEIIREADEKNAAGGMDRIAKTLFKPIYPVIAGNAVEETGISEGVCVDLGSGPASLAIAMAAYPGFRIYALDHSPASNEIAEKNIKNAGLSERITVVNGPVEKIPLESGIADLVVSRGSAFFWEDYERAFSEIGRILKPGGRSYIGGGFGNAELRDSIVEEMIRRDPDWEKKYRRNMSPDMKQTFLDNASKLKDCSVRCIDDETGLWIIIEKKVEVS
- a CDS encoding DUF5658 family protein, with the translated sequence MEARKMDVYNNTPVYRKSGDASHYLWYGIFILWGLFMMDVITTEVILSFGGYEMNSLMKMVVSSVPLHAALKMAVLSLIAVVAYVSNRITKRSGTVAVTVIIIWYTFVIVHNVTQMLLIIP